Proteins found in one Salmo salar chromosome ssa26, Ssal_v3.1, whole genome shotgun sequence genomic segment:
- the slc25a44b gene encoding solute carrier family 25 member 44, with protein sequence MQQNRNIQIIEWEDLDKRKFYSFGVFMTMTIRATVYPATLIRTRLQVQKGKSLYNGTFDAFFKILRAEGVRGLYRGFMVNTFTLISGQAYITTYELVRKYVSNYSKDNTVKSLVAGGAASLVAQTITVPIDVISQQLMMQGQGKHLTRFRVKLKTEADGKTKMAFGQTRNMIAQIFAADGFRGFYRGYVASLLTYIPNSAVWWPFYHFYAEQLSKMAPSDCPHLLLQAMAGPLAAATASTVTNPMDVVRARVQVEGRTSVIQTLRHLLAEEGFWGMTKGLSARIISSIPTAIVMVVGYETLKRVSLRPELVDSRHW encoded by the exons ATGCAACAGAACAGGAACATCCAGATCATTGAATGGGAggacctggacaagaggaagtTCTACTCCTTCGGGGTATTCATGACCATGACCATCCGGGCCACCGTCTACCCGGCCACCCTCATCCGCACCAGGCTGCAAGTGCAGAAGGGCAAGTCGCTCTACAACGGGACCTTTGATGCCTTCTTCAAGATCCTGCGGGCCGAGGGCGTGCGGGGCCTCTACCGCGGCTTCATGGTCAACACCTTCACTCTCATATCGGGCCAGGCTTACATCACCACCTACGAGCTGGTGAGGAAATACGTCTCCAACTATTCCAAGGACAATACCGTCAAGTCTCTGGTGGCGGGTGGCGCGGCGTCCCTGGTTGCACAAACCATCACTGTCCCCATAGACGTGATTTCCCAGCAGCTGATGATGCAGGGCCAAGGGAAGCACCTGACTCGCTTCCGGGTCAAGCTCAAAACGGAGGCCGACGGGAAGACCAAAATGGCATTTGGCCAAACCAGGAACATGATTGCTCAGATCTTTGCGGCCGACGGTTTCCGAGGCTTCTACAGGGGATATGTGGCCTCCCTTCTAACATACATCCCAAATAGCGCGGTCTGGTGGCCTTTTTATCACTTTTACGCAG AACAGCTATCCAAAATGGCGCCCAGTGACTGCCCTCATCTACTACTCCAAGCCATGGCCGGACCACTAGCTGCTGCGACTGCATCCACTGTCACCAACCCCATGGATGTGGTCAGAGCTAGAGTGCAG GTTGAAGGAAGGACCTCCGTCATCCAGACGCTCAGGCACCTGCTGGCAGAGGAGGGATTCTGGGGGATGACCAAAGGGCTGTCTGCACGCATCATATCCTCCATTCCCACCGCCATCGTTATGGTCGTGGGCTACGAAACCCTCAAGAGAGTGAGCTTGAGACCGGAGCTGGTCGACTCCAGACACTGGTAG